Part of the Onthophagus taurus isolate NC chromosome 11, IU_Otau_3.0, whole genome shotgun sequence genome is shown below.
TAATAAGATTAGGACACTAAACATTGCTATCACTTCAATTGCCTGACTTCTGACAATAGCCATAAGGAAGAGTCACAGAGAAGCTTCTCTGCGACTtctaaaacttattaaagtaaaaagaagtcaaattatctattttttatttatctatttGTTTGccttctttttgttttctttctgGCTTCGATTAATACTTATGCCAAATAAGAAACAGAAAGACCATAGTTTGAGTATTTCTATATATGGCCACTAAACTACTATgcattttcttctaaaatgcTTAATTTCAAAGGAGTGCCCTTCCAAAGTtgaaattttatcattaaatataCATTGCGGTGTATTTTGCAACTACGGTTTATTAAAGTGCATAATAATGTGCTAAACTTTCTGATGAGATAGGTTTACAGTTAGCATAATTAGCGCTTTACGGTCAGAAATATGAAATGCAAATACCTAAGAGGGTCAGTATATACTGATAACAATGATATTAAACTGAATAAGCTCAACAGCCTCcactagtgatggaacggatagtgattttccgaaaagccggataccggatgttttctcaaaaactaaaagttatttttcaaaacgggtttgttcattggaaagaaaacacttttattaatactttggaaaattttcatacttatattcgaagaaatggattttatacgaatttttaaaacttaatcggcgaaaattgcaaaatttgaaaacattgtcgatcatttcaaaaatttatttctcaagaattaaaaatgatttttcaaaacggctttttgcattaaaaagaggatactttaattaataattggtgatatttccacaaggatccttcaagaaattaattttatagcgaattttgaaaactatcgataaaaattgcaatatcgatatttttatcaaaacttcaaatattgttttctcaaaaactaaaagttatttttcaaaacgggtttgttcattagaaagaagacagttttattaacactttggaaaagttacatacttatattccaagaaatggattttatacgaatttttaaaacttaatcggcgaaaattgcaaaattcgaaaaaattttcgatcatttcaaaaatttatttctcaagaactaaaagtgatttttcaaaacggctttttgcgttaaaaagaggatactttaattaatcattggtgatatttccacaaggacccttcaagaaattaattttatagtgaattttgaaagttatcgatgaaaattgaacatcgaaagttttatcaaaagttcaaatattattttctcaaaaactaaaagttatttttcaaaacggcttggtTTACTGGAAAGAACACACTtttgttaacactttgggaaattttcatactcatattccaagaaatcgattttatacgaattattaaaactgaatcggcgaaaattgcaaaatttaaaaaattgtcgatcatttcaaaaatttatttctcaagaactaaaagtgatcaAAACGGCTAATTGGTGCTAATTGGTGCAAATATCACTAATTGGTGTTATTTCCACATGGATCcttcaacaaattaattttatagcgaattttgaaaactatctatgaaaattgcaacatcgaaaattttatcaaaacttcaaatatttatagtattattattacctgcagtgtccaacacctaaaagagatactaattcctgcgaagggtggagtactaagtagtaactttttaatatccggccaaaACCGCATATCCGTTTCATCACTAGCCTCCATCAACAATTTGTACATTGCGATGTTCTTGCTAAATTTTACCTTGATCATATTTTGTGATAATATGGTGTAATCATAACCATTTTTTTGCAACCCTAGCTAAGGCAGAAAAGATTTTATATCAATATGAGCTGCTAATGTTcgttaattttgtaattttaacattctttttGTTCCATCGTAATACCAACCTCATTATTTCTCATCCTCCTCATTTCCATCACTACTACCATAAGATTATTATCAGCAATATTGAGATTTTTGGTCGTGTACCCGCATTTTTCCTTATTCTTCCAGATTTTCACGTGGCAAAAGTGTTTGTGAGGACAAGTTATCATAAAGCAACTTTTCATCTATCATTGGGAAGGCATTAGATAGGGGATTTTCACCTATCTATGTAATTTCTTCTAAAAAGCTTTGTCTTTGAGATGTATCTATAGCACGTTGATGTTCAGTATACTAAAATGCAATCAATTAGAAACTATAGGAGCTATTCAGTTCTGGTTGGTCTTAAAATGTGCAGAATGGCCAACTGAACACGATCACACTCACAATCCAACACAAAATCTTTGAAAGTACTCCTGATCTGTGTCTAAGTTCTCTCATTTTTTCTCATctatcattggaaagctaataGATTAGGGGTTATGCAAGGTAATTTGTGGTCTTTCACCACTTAATGACACTTAGCATacgatttttcttttacaaatagaaaaaattacaaaccACGAGGtaatatttagcaaaaaaGTCAGTTCACACATTCGAGTTGATCCCGTATTTCCTCGTAGTAGAGGAAATGGTAAACCGAAGAGATTCTCATATACAGCAAAGTTTTAACGAGATATTATTCAGTTGGtggaaaaagaagaaaatcaCGTCACGTACACACATGGATGCTATTGCAAACTGTGAGgcattgtacaaaaaaaagatatgGAACATAAGGAAGGACAATTTCACGAAATACTTTGATAAAGTTTTTCGGATGTTTCAAAAAAGGAGAAAAGAAGAGCAAAATAGCAAAAGCAGAACTACACTTTTCCAAAAGCTTTAAAGATAActtaagaaaataatgtttaaaatggATTGCAGATCCTGTTTGAGAATTAACAAAACCTTCTGCTTCTGAACTTGCTCAGTGGTataaaaaacgataaaaacattattatacaATCATTTATGAAGATAATACTGACAGAGTGGACACAACAAAAAGTACGATTTTTGTgagttgagttttaaaaacattttttattaaaaaaaagcatCCATATAAAACCGAATCCATATAAGAAAGCATGTCAAGTCGATGCCATTCAAAAGATTTTCGAATCGAAAGGAAAAACGTAGGGATTAAATTCGTTGTATCCTGTCAATAAAGTGCGAGTTTTCGAATCAGGTCGTTTGTATAGCATTACATAAAAGATAAGTCGCTTATATAGGGTCCTTTTATGGGTATAGAGGTTAAACGAACGACTGGTTCTCCTTCAATAGACGAACGTCTCCTTCAATAGAAGAACTCCTCCACCTCTAAAACTGTATATAAAACGTAGTTTCATCGTAATGAATGTTGTATGAACTGTGaaggtgatttttaataagtaggaagtaaatttaagaaaattacttaaaaaggTGTTAACGACTTGAATTCATgcaacaattattatagaaTTATTCAATTCGCACTTAATTAACGCATGACTTAAGGTATAATTATTTAACGCAACGTAGTTAAATACAACAAGAAAATTCCGTTTTGTATCAACCCGTTTCATCAAAAGCGTTCCGctttaaaagctttttttctttgtccgattattatttcttgtaaattaaattactacATCTTATAAATTACAAGAACAGATGGTGTGAAATTAACGCCACACGTTTTATTAACACATAAAATTATCGGATTAATCACAACAAAAAGAGTTAACTCGACATTgacatttacattttatacaagAATGTGttacgtaaaatttttttaagcaaTATTTAACCATGATATTGAAACGTTATGGTTTgcgtttcaatatttatttttcttgtgaaatcactataaatattattcTGATTATATATGTTAAGGTTTGATACAACATGAACAAAATGTAGTTGAAAAACTAAATAAGAGGAAGAATAAAATGCTGGGTTTTTTGAGTCGATCGTTTATAAAGGGTTGGTTTTGTTTGGGTTAAAGCCTGTTTAAGCAGGTAGAAAGAACAAACAACAAAGATGACGACGCAACATCGACAGGTGGTTCTTTTGTAtatgaaaagaaaaggaaatgtGGTTCTAGCTTTTGAATTAGACGTTTCTGTAAACTCCCACATTAAAAGAACACAACATCTGAATCAGATTTTCTCTACGTTCAAATCTAATAATAGACCATCGATAACGTTCACCGAAAATATAAAGCTGTCGTCACATAGCGTGTGGagccaaagaaaaaaaatcgtgacaCGAAACGTTTCGAATTTGAACTTAAACTGACAGTAACGTTTAAGTTTGGGCTGTTTCAGATCAATAACTTTGGTTGAAAGTTTACCTGTGTCGCCTCAAAGTCTACCCCAAAACTAACAAAGTATCCCGAAACTCAATATATCCCTCTCTTTACGTTACACGACATAGTTTACCTTCCGACGAAGAATATTCACGTCTACGATGTTGACTTTAGCTTTAAATACCATCGAAAATGAAGCTCTTTAAACTTTGCGAAAACGGTTTTCCGATAATTAGAGCGTTCGAACCCTATTTTTAAAGGTTAATGTCTAAATTTACAGGAAAATTTGTAACTGGGAAAATTCTCAGTGAGTCACCGTCATAACACTTTCAGACTTGAATGGAAgataaactttataaatacTGGTTATATAAAGATAACAAGTTTTTGATAACGTTTATAGTAACTTGGCTTAGAATGaactatttattttcttttcttcaaaaGTTCAACAACccttattattatgtttttaaatgtgttGATATAACATCTTTTGGATTCGatgtattatttaataaatttaataaaataatttggaaACAAGTTCAAAAGTTTCAACATTAACAATGCGGATGTTGTGAACCACATTGCCATATAGAATGACTGAATCAGACTTAAGCTAATGGCAAGACAAACACAAATTGCTTCAAATTCAGACTACATGTGAGATTTGTTGCTAACAAagcacgattttttaagaagCAATTTGTATGTGTTGGATTAAAGAGAAATGATAAATACACATCTGAGCAAAATGTGGCAAAAACACAAGATATAGAACTGATATGAACTTTAGGATATAGAACTGAagcatttattcaaaaatatcgGTTGGAAATCGAAGCCCAGAAACTGCTTAATGAATCCCAATTTGCCAAAATCGCGTCCAACATTGTGGTAAGATTTTTCAAATACCTAATTAGCTCGTATTTCTCTTGCaaatgtttattaatgatTTGTATCAACGCAATAGAGAACAAAAAGGAGCTTAAGAAGGAGGAAGAATacattaatgttattaacataGATAAAACAATGTATTCAAATCTACATTGTagctcaccctgtataactcTTTGCTTCGTCCCCTTAAAAACAGACTTTCTCCAAATAAATTTCTTCAAGGGTTGGAGCGAAAAGTATTCTGGATCACATATCGCTTATAATTGACTCCGAGTTAATCtaaattttgattgattttcgATGAGGTATCGCTTATTGAGAGGGAACTTTGTATAAAGCGACTACAGACTCGTTGCGCAAGTAATAATCTGCAAAATCGATCAATCGCGCCGCTTTAATGGAGAGGGAGCTTTGCAGTGTCTGGATAAGGATGAGGTCCACTTGACCGATATTAACTTGCATCACCCAACAGCTTCTACCCCccaataaaacatatttttgatatcataaataataaattgttactAAGTTATGAATTACctataataagaaataaaaacttatGGAAAGCGAAAATTGTTTCctcttaaaaagaaatctcacataattcaaaaacagTTGATTTATTCGTCTACCTTCTTGTACATAAGTTGCAGTTATTTAAGAAGACATAAGAGCTGGGTGATAATTCATAACCTATTGGTTTTCCAATATCGGGAGTATGCTCAGCCAAACTCAACCATAAATTTTTGGGAAAGTTTTGGTTTTACGACAAAAATGTATGTTATATGTAAtcgaaatgaaaattatttacatgaagaaagaaaaagttaGACTTCCAAAATCGGTCTAAGAAGCCTTTTTACTTAATGCAATCATCAAATCACATCTTTGTCATGaccaaattattaatgataaagatgaataaaataataatttggaatGTGACACGCTGTCAACATAAAATCATCCAATATCCAAGTTTCAGACACCAGTACAACATCAAAATCTTGTTCCAACACAAAGTccgaaaatttagaaaaccCCAACAGTAATGATCTGATTTTTACACAGGCAAACTTAATCATAAGACAAGGCAGAACACTAAAGGAAagcaataaatataacaaagagTAAATAGCAAACTAAATGCACTAATTAAACTATTCAATTGTATAAGTACTGTAATAAAATCCCTGTTTCCAAAGAAACAGAAAagactaattaaatttaagatctTTAGTATTATAGATTAGGCTAAGTAGTTGcgttttgttatgattttcgtttagatttaagaaaaattagggCGATGTGCAAGAAAGAGGTCATTCCTTGAATATCCATGACCTTCAAATTTGACCttgtcatttacatttttgacagGTATTGTTTTTGGCGATTTTTCAGACGATTTTACATTGTAAAAACATGCGAGATCGATAGATTGTATCGATTTAGCCCATAGGCCGCAATTTCATCCATTTctgtatcattttttatatctaaattCCAATTCTTCATTTCCAAACTTCAACATCAAATTACGACTTTTTCGAAGGAAATTGACACCCGAAAGCGCGTTTATctaaaacaacgaaaaattagctacaaaattacaaaatcttaatcaaatttaaagtttattaataatttaatattttttcaaaattgatagttattttctttaaaaaaattaattattttggccAACCTGTGTAATTTATATCTCCCGCCACTTAATCAGCCAATCAGAGAGCCCAGATTCAAACTGAGACGATCAAATTCGGATATCCAAGAAGCCTTTGTTCAAAAAGGGTATATAAGGCCGCGCAAATTGACAACTGATCGTGAGTTCAAATTTGGCTAGAGCCAAGCGTTGTCAGATCTACGTCAAATTAAccttaatttttctaatctaAATCTGaacttagaatttttttttgacatctcaattttttttatcaagtaAAAGTAAATAAGTGTTTCTGAATTATCTTCGAAGAAATCTAAACCAACCTGAGTTCGAGTCCAATTTTCCATCCTGTTCCCGAAGGACCCGAGATTCCTAAACTTCTAATACCGAAGAATACCCAACCCTCAAGATCAAGGTCAGCCAGCCATTTTTAACTGACATGTCACACCTCCGGAAAGAAACAAGATAAGTGAACATATTTCCTTTTACCGGTAATCAAACGTTACTTGAACTGAATCGTATACCTGTTCCTCGTTTAAACCATTCCGTTTCTTCAGaactcttaaaatttttaaaaccatcgcgatttaaaaatcaatcttAAAAGACACTCATAAAATTAACGCGTATAAGCTTTGTCTACAACAACACTCTTCTAAAAGAATTACCTCTTTCTTGCACAGACGTATTTATTTAGACTCGTTTTTATGTTTAGTTcgtaaatttacaaatttagtTAATAGATGTCTCCATGAACCtgcaatttatttttctattccCTGAGAttcatgtttttttaatttaaaaatgtatttttgttcgttgcgaatcaaataaaatatttttgtgtgaTTTATCGTttgtataattaaattgtaaaaattgatttgcataaagaatatttaaccgaacaaaaataaaataatacagtaCTAAgcaagaactaaaaaaaatacgcTATGAGGAGAGAACGAACAAGTACTGCCGGACTTTTAGTTAGCAATAAAGAGCATGATAAAATTGCTATTCGTGCCAGACATGATATATAAAAACGCATATTAGAAACATGTGGAGTAAATTGGTAACGAGATTCTACACGGCAGGGCTTGTTGAAGATGAATGTGTTAGATGAGAGATATCTAGAAGCCACCGCAGAACTAAGAAATAGAACTGTTAGGCTATGGCAAGGTAGATGAGATAATATGATATTGTTGAGTTTGTTGGAATGATTTTGAAGGAGTAATAACAAAAAGATATTTGCACACCTTAGACACAAGCcattttttcaataacaacttcaacattttttaaaacatttgtaGCTTAAGCCTTATTAGAGTTTTATGACTTACAATTAATGTTCTTATAAAATGAGTCACTTAAAAGTATGTAATTTGTTTCTACATATACCGATACATTGACATCTTGACCTGACCGACATAAATTTATGCCGCtattaattttcatataagAGTTTCCGTTACGTGTTTGCAACTTGATAGTCTCTATTCAAGTGTGAATATGAGAAAGGAATCATTAATTGCGGTTTTGATGAAATGGGAACGATTTCATTCGATCAAGAATTTAGTTCATTTCTAACCAAACCTTATTTGTCacgaaaagaaattattttatgtgtgtaataaaaagatattaaaaaacttcaataaAACTCAAGAATggttcttttctttttatttagaaCTCTTAAACGTCGTAATTTATTGAACCTTCGCATTGAAGCTTGGTGCTGTAATAAATTACAACGTGCCGGGTGATTTATGTTAGCCCATTTCAATGTACGAATAAGTACAAgcataaaatcatttattaagaatgaatttttttttagaatgtGGTGGACCATAACAGgaaattttggaaatattttaccGATTGATTGGTCGAAATCATATGCAAGAAAACTCCACATGCCTGCTTTGAATCTAAACGAGATCAAGGtgagttttaattttgttaaaatcttttttttcgtTGGGTCAAACACGTTGTGTTAAAATATTCATTCGAAACCACTTTCACTCCTGTAATAACACGTTGAGTTGAATCTTACTTTCTcccatcaaaaattaaagctaaatcatagtcaaaatgaattttatataGCAGGAAAATAATCATCAaataaaaactcaaaattgaaaacaacACTTATCTTTATAGATAAACGTTATTTTATTGACAAGTAAAGATAAAAACCTATCTATTTTTTAAcggttctttatttttaaaaatacaaatcgAGCAATTAAAATCCTACGTCTTCCGTTTTGATTAGTCAAGTTTACAAAACCCACTTCTCCACTTTAACAACGACTCcttaataatttacaatttttcattCCCTTGTATTTTATTCATGAAACACCAACTCaactcatttattttaaaacggaATGAACTTCACCTTAACCCTTAACACTCCAATCAAGGAGAccgttttaaataaacatttctaacgaatttaaattaaatttcaaaaaactaagtgtttaaatttaagtaatCATCTTTACAAATGCCTCCTTAAACTTTTAAATGTGTTTAAAAGACCGCATCggtttattttatctttattaatgtCAATGGAGGTCACGTACTTTACAATTTAAACAGATGCGGCAGACTTTTTTTAATCAGGAAAACGACAATTCTCGAGAATTAAATGATATCATCGCATCGTGTTGTGGCCGATGTGGGTTTTCTATTACTAAAACGAGAAATACGCCGCTctagatttatatttaaaagtaTCTGCGtcattaaaattctttaaatagaattgtaataataaaagaaatctcTTCACAGGAACCAATGACACCGGATGACGACTTAGAATTAAGCTCTGAGGACGAAGCAGTCGCTAGTGATTTAGATATGCACGCTTTAATTTTGGGTGGGCTCCATCAAGATGCGGAACCACTAAAAACAGCCGAAGAAGTTATCCAGGAAATCGACGATATGATGCAGGAAGAAACGTCTTCGTTGGAACGATCCCCCGGATCGCGAGACTCTCTAACCGATCCAAACGAAACCTTGGAGAAAGCTAAGGAGGTGCTAAGTTCCCCATTATATGAAGAAAGTAAGTAaaccaaaaattgaattttaaatcgaaaaagaatATATAGTTTCACTTTCACTCTCACTTACTTTGTAATCTTTAAAAGGAAATGACCACAAAcgagtttttctttttagaattaaaagatttatcaCTTTCCCAATTAAACGAATTATTCATGGAGTTGGAAGTGTTGATTAGGGAATTTTCCGAGACGCTAATAAGCGAATTGGCTTTAAGAGACGAATTGGAGTACGAGAAAGAGTTAAAGAACACGTTCATTTCGTTACTGTTGGCCGTGCAAAATAAACGGCGTCAATATCACGTCGAAAAGAAGCGGAGTTCGAAGAGTAATGGAGTTCGTTTGTCCAACGGATTAGATCCGAAATATTTAACGACCGTAATTCCGTACCATTTAGATAGTGGACCAGCTGATAACCAAACATtacaagttttaattaaaagtaagtcgaaaagaaaattatttctttatcgaGAAAGTAATTGATTTCTTTTGTTGTAGTTTTGAAAGCTATTAATGAAGATAGTCCAACTGTACCGACTCTTTTAACcgattatatcttaaaaggtaagattaatttatattttttttattgtaaaaaaaggtttctttataatatataattaagGGTAAAGAATACAAAGACAAATATAGTAAACGAGTACTGGAAAGGTTGATTATTCCAAGAGGCAAACGGCCTTGTTAACATAATGGACATAATGGATATGGGCGGAAAAAAGCAGTTTAGAGGCAAGGAGAACGCTAAGATCTTGGGCGCCCATCAAAGCCCACAGATTTGTTACGCAAAAAGTCTCTTATTCAGTagttataaaacttgtttgaattgttttgtaattttgttcaATTATAAACTGAACGAgtaacattaaacattttgttGTCATTAGcataaatttgaataaaaatggaattaataagaaagctgataagatatgtcaacttatttggatccaagatacaaaatgaactttcttgatgctgatttaactcacgaatttttgttttctcaaaaactaaagttatttttcaaaacttggaaagaagacacttttattaacaatttgagatattttcgtacttatatttcaagaaatggattttatacgaatttttaaaacttaatcggcgaaaattgcaaaattcgaaaaaattttcgatcatttcaaaaatttatttctcaagaactaaaagtgatttttcaaaacggctttatgcattaaaaagaggatactttaattaataattggtgatatttccacaaggatccttcaagaaattaattttatagcgaattttgaaagttatcgatgaaaattgcaacatcgaaaattttatcaaaacttcaaatattgttttctcaaaaactaaaagttatttttcaaaacgggttggttcattggaaagaagacacttttattaacagtttGAGAAACTTtcgtactcatattccaagaaatggattttatacgaatttttaaaacttaatgtccGGCAATTGCaatattcgaaaaaattgtcgattatttcaaaaatttatttctcaataactaaaagtgatttttcaaaacggcttgttgcattaaaaagaggatactttaattaataattggtgatatttccacaacgatccttcaagaaattaattttataccgaattttgaaaattatcgatgaaaattggaacatcgaaaattttatcaaaacttcaaatattgttttctcaaaaactgaaagttatttttcaaaacgtgttggttcattggaaagaggacactcttagtaacactttgggaaattttcttacttatattccaagaaatggattttatgcgaatttttaaaacttaatcggcgaaaattgcaaaattcgcaaaaattttcgatcatttaaaaaatttatttctcaagaactaaaagagatttttcaaa
Proteins encoded:
- the LOC111427356 gene encoding fasciculation and elongation protein zeta-2, which encodes MRDLASKMAELKFEAPLAQFEETDEWGSTEFHQNGTTQNMKKNEADVDKDLNLNKKNAAKIGDVLKEFNGDILLNDNSNGELGGGFIQNGVGGRKDGSVADNFTETFSGSLEDLVNTFDEKITKCFGNYEESVEKLAPVQVRSQEEIMNECQMWWTITGNFGNILPIDWSKSYARKLHMPALNLNEIKEPMTPDDDLELSSEDEAVASDLDMHALILGGLHQDAEPLKTAEEVIQEIDDMMQEETSSLERSPGSRDSLTDPNETLEKAKEVLSSPLYEEKLKDLSLSQLNELFMELEVLIREFSETLISELALRDELEYEKELKNTFISLLLAVQNKRRQYHVEKKRSSKSNGVRLSNGLDPKYLTTVIPYHLDSGPADNQTLQVLIKILKAINEDSPTVPTLLTDYILKVICPT